Below is a genomic region from Gigantopelta aegis isolate Gae_Host chromosome 1, Gae_host_genome, whole genome shotgun sequence.
TCACCTGCTCATTGCCACCGAGTGTCAATAATAACGCTATATCACCTGCTCATTGAGTGTCAATAATAACGCTATATCACCTGCTCATTGCCACCGAGTGTCAATAATAACGCTATATCACCTGCTCATTGCCACCGAGTGTCAATAATAACGCTATATCACCTGCTCATTGCCACTGAGTGTCAACAATAACGCTATATCACCTGCTCATTGCCACTGAGTGTCAATAATAACGCTATATCACCTGCTCATTGCCACTGAGTGTCAATAATAACGCTATATCACCTGCTCATTGCCACCGAGTGTCAATAATAACGCTATATCACCTGCTCATTGCCACCGAGTGTCAATAATAACGCTATATCACCTGCTCATTGCCACCGAGTGTCAATAATAACGCTATATCACCTGCTCATTGCCACCGAGTGTCAATAATAACGCTATATCACCTGCTCATTGCCACCGAGTGTCAATAATAACGCTATATCACCTGCTCATTGCCACCGAGTGTCAATAATAACGCTATATCACCTGCTCATTGCCACCGAGTGTCAATAATAACGCTATATCACCTGCTCATTGCCACCGAGTGTCAATAATAACGCTATATCACCTGCTCATTGCCACCGAGTGTCAATAATAACGCTATATCACCTGCTCATTGCCACCGAGTGTCAATAATAACGCTATATCACCTGCTCATTGCCACCGAGTGTCAATAATAACGCTATATCACCTGCTCATTGCCACCATAATGCTATATCACCTGCTCATTGCCACCGAGTGTCAATAATAACGCTATATCACCTGCTCATTGCCACCGAGTGTCAATAATAACGCTATATCACCTGCTCATTGCCACCGAGTGTCAATAATAACGCTATATCACCTGCTCATTGCGAGTGTCAATAATAACGCTATATCACCTGCTCATTGCCACCGAGTGTCAATAATAACGCTATATCACCTGCTCATTGCCACCGAGTGTCAATAATAACGCTATATCACCTGCTCATTGCCACCGAGTGTCAATAATAACGCTATATCACCTGCTCATTGCCACCGAGTGTCATAATAACGCTATATCACCTGCTCATTGCCACCGAGTGTCAATAATAACGCTATATCACCTGCTCATTGCCACCGAGTGTCAATAATAACGCTATATCACCTGCTCATTGCCACCGAGTGTCAATAATAACGCTATATCACCTGCTCATTGCCACCGAGTGTCAATAATAACGCTATATCACCTGCTCATTGCCACCGAGTGTCAATAATAACGCTATATCACCTGCTCATTGCCACCGAGTGTCAATAATAACGCTATATCACCTGCTCATTGCCACCGAGTGTCAATAATAACGCTATATCACCTGCTCATTGCCACCGAGTGTCAATAATAACGCTATAGCACCTGCTCATTGCCACCGAGTGTCAATAATAACGCTATATCACCTGCTCATTGCCACCGAGTGTCAATAATAACGCTATAGCACCTGCTCATTGCCACTAAGTGTCAATAATAACGCTATAGCACCTGCTCATTGCCACTAAGTGTCAATAATAACGCTATAGCACCTGCTCATTGCCACTAAGTACCAATAATAACGCTATAGCACCTGCTCATTGCCACTAAGTACCAATAATAACGCTATAGCACCTGCTCATTGCCACTAAGTACCAATAATAACGCTATATCACCTGCTCATTGCCAAAAACATTTAGGACTCTGTGTTGATCAAAATCTTAGCTGGAACACACAAGTTGATCACATGTGTTCACAAGTCTCATCTAAAATGGCTATGTTGAGACGAATTAGCAAATTTCTCATCCCAGAATCAAAATcttatgttttgcagtaaaattgttaatacatctcatatttctatctataataggtcatttattgtaatttttggtACCGGATGTTTGAATgccataacaggtcatgataatactgacacatttttatggtttttattccaggtatttttataactaaatatgtaagactggaaaatcacctgagtataattttaattagtactTTAGTGATATCAAGTGGACATTGCATTACCGTAAACACTACTAATGACATAGTGCTAGGGTCTGGATTCGAACTCCAGACCATCTAGACTGTACCCGAGCACTGTAACCACTCAGACACGTAGTGGATCAATAAGTGagactgcattttaatacttatatatCTCATAGGGTGTGTTTTGAGGGAATGAACCGAGCGTCTACGGAACAAAATGAACCTTTAGTCCTGTAATGCCTCATTGtgtcttctgtgctatatttctgCCAAAAGCACGAACAAAAGCAACGTGTGGAGGAAATTTTACACagaatagtcaaaatgtctaatttttcaaaggcaaaacGTACTTTTACcggattacaaaatataaacattatgttgcttttatagtacaaaatgtttaaaaagatattgtatataactaaagtctgaaccaaattgttaacaataatgataaattactctcctacctttaattgccattagattttctccactttttgtccaaacataaatcttgaaaaaaccattacagtggcATAGATTCCACGTAGGAGACTGTAATGTTCAATGTCACCAATATCAACttcgctgagattgcatagggcaaaatacatgcaatttTTCACCGTCTGACATTTTGCTTTTTCGTgcaatactcttcaagaggggtggaagctTCCTGagtatgtgacgtaattaatatgacgtcatgatGAGTGGTAGTACCTTAGCGCATGTCATGATGTTGTTAGATTACGTCATATCgatccacccctcttgaagaatattccataaactAGGAAAATGgtagacggcagaaaactgcatgcatTTTACCGTATATGCAATCTCAGCGATGTCgatgacatcgttacagtcttgtatgtggaatctgtgtcactgtaatgtttttttcacattttgtgtctggacaaaattttggGGAAATCTAACTGTAATTAAAGACAGGAGAGTAACTTACCATAGTTgctaacaatttggttcagactttaaccctaaggggccgttcaaatattacgtaatgctattttggtcaaaattagacacccacccacccccttgtaACGCCAGACCATACACCCCCCAAAATATTACAAGCAGGAACAAGAACAGGACATGGTTTAAcatgtacattcagagcaagctgttgtaggaCACGCCTATCATGGGCACGGGTGCCGTCCTCGGCCGGCTCCCCTGTCCATGACAAGAAAGGTGGGGGAGGTAGCAGGAAGGAGCAAGGGAGCGCCAGCCGCCCAGTTGGGCCGGTAACAGGTGGAGGAtatggtggtgctatggaatttggaatttgCATGATGGCCTAAAATATGCCAAGGGAATGAGTGCGCAATTTGGATGAAGGAAATTTGGTGCATTTTTGAACGGTTGTTCCAAAAAATGAAAGAAGTGAGCTATGTATAGGTTTGgaattagtgaatcgagagtagcttgTTAATTAAGACAAAGCAACGtggcaatgtttatttatacccatgtgtactacaatgacgtcattaaagtgaCGTATTGCTGTACgatgaaaccccccccccccccacccccgtggGTTTTCACATGCgccattttaattaaaatgtctggtgtattaaagcatttcagcttaatttataattgttttgggtttacatttacctctaaaaacctacattatatattgttgtcatggcacgtttaagagaaaacaaaattgtgggAAAGAGTTCCGTATTTCCCCCACTATTGGGGTATTGAATTAGTCATATGAACAGAgtattgcattaaacactacaaaAATTACGTAGTGCTAGGCCTGGATTTGAACGCCAGACCATCGGGACTGTAGTCGTGCACTGTATCCACTCGACCATGCAGTGGATCAACAAgtgaaacacaattttaatacttataaatctcaTAGGGTGTATGAACCGAAAGTCTACGGAATAAAACGAAGATTTAGTCCCATGATGCCTCATTctgtcttctgtgctatatttcttcCAAAAGCACCATCAAAAGCACCCTTGTGAAGGAAATTTTACACagaatagtcaaaatgtctaatttttcaaaggcaaaacatagcgatactggattacgaaatataaacattatgttggttttatagaacaaattgttttaaaagatattgtatataactatcgctaatcctaaccttaaactaattctaacaaatatttctttaaaatcatTATGGGGAAAATAAGGAACTCATGCCCACCCCCAGCCCCTAAGCGTTACAAACTTACGTAATATCTGAAAGGCCCCTAATCCTAAACTTcactaattctaacaaatattgtcggggggggggggggggggggggggttgggtttcGGACGGAAATTTTACCACTAAGGACTTTTTGTACAGAGGGCTGACTATGGGGGCGAGAAACTGGTAGGAGGGTGTTTTGGCTTGTGTTAAAGTTAAACAGGTGAGTGAGGTGAAGAGAATGTTTGGCATTAgctcttttaattaaaaacaacattatcaAATTTGAAGAAAACGAAAAACCTTTCCACTAAATAATTGGTGTTCTTTGACAATTGGAATAACGTCCATAAAAGGTACATCACCATCCTTATCTATCATTAAACACGATAACACGTGGGTTTTGTAGTCTTCCATGTTTATAACTGGTTTTTAGTTTTGACTACGCTGACATAACATCTTCTTGTAAAACGAATGATTTATACCAGTTTACTAAGAGGAGACAACTCTCATTTGATATGAATGTTAAAaagtacaaaacaaattaaaagttttATCATCTATGTTGACTATGATTCTATGAAAATAATTCATTTCACAGTTTGACGTTCGTAGGTATTTGTTAAAGAATAATTTATCTATATTTAATCCTatagattttatttgtttaaattattcatGGCAGTtgtgtttataaatttaaagaGCCATTcaagtgataattttaaaataaaagggATTCGAACCATTTATGGGTgaaccagtttcggtgagcataacCTAAATAAACCTAGGTAAATTAAATATGCTGTGTAAATATTAGTCTGGATGGACGTAGTAAGTGTGGTTCTTACGAatcatagtcacttcgtacccaagtcatatcATACCATCCAGTTCgtaccatgctgcctggtcattttgtaccctagtcatttcataccttggtcatttcgtacctttgcaaaaagtcatttcgtacccaagtcatttcgtaccctagtaatttcgtaccattgtgaaaagtcatttcgtaccccagtcatttcgtacctagtCATTTCATTCCAGTATATAGAAAATGAATTGACTATAGCATAAAAggagtgggttttgttttaaaactttattttgacagtttgaaaaccagaacacgttattgtgcagcatatcgttattgatacccataatacctgtcaactgttattttcatttcaccTGACAAGAACCGTATATGATATTTACTACTAACTGCCAACTTcgattttgtgtgaaatggctccagataattagtccaaaacaatataatgaaccaacaaaatattatttatttattaggtcttcttttcaaacttgcttatttgcatcttatttgtttaagaaataaacaataacaaccattaaaacattaactaccttattgattgccaaattagccaattgctaatgtttatacaaagtggcaataatttttagtcttttgctgataaaatatcccttaaattaaccacaaatttgtaatttaatattattttgtaaaagacattactggggtgattgttataaattgttatatcatggtacgatatgactttcagttatggtacgaaataaccaaggtacgaaattactttttgcaatggtacgaaaagaccaaggtacgaaattactttttgcaatggtatgaaatgacctgGGTACGAAACGACCAAATTAGGTACAAAATGACCTGGGTACGAAACGACCAAATTAGGTACAAAATGACCTGGGTACGAAacgaccaaattaggtacgaaatgactatggtacgaaatgaccatggtacgaagtgactagcaaccgTTCTTACTACATCCGGATCTTGTTACATACTCTTATATAGAGCCAGTATTCAAAagttgtggcaccatgtttcaaccgtttctcaaccgaaatagtgcaacaattggacacacaaaccaacaatgtataacctaccatacTCACAAAATCCTGATTGAAAtgcttgcatcattattaacaaaataaatcttcaacgACAACCTTAAAAAATATCCCCGCCATTTTAACTTTGCTaagtagagggaagcaactcgctgTGCATGTTCAGAAAAGTATTAACTTAATGTGCACCATacactatataaatatgtatacatgtgtgtgtggagaaaggtgtgtgtgtgtagagagatgttttaaattgcatatcacatacactacaattttaaaacagtttacatatattttattctttctaaCTCTAATAGTGCAAAgctgtttcttattttgtttctattgttttcCTGTGTCTTTGGTATTGTCAGCTTGGGTTGTGTTCACCCTCAACTCAGTGTTCAGGCCAGGTAATCATTCAGTAGTAAGCTcatctattgtttcttttgttacctGGTGTTCTCTGGAGTCAGAGACTTTTAAACATTCAAGCAAGACAGGTGGTTTTCAGCATTGCAAGTTTTATAGTTGATCAAGTTCTGCACGGCGCAGTTATTAACAGCACAGGGTCGTTATTTTTGTTGAtgtatgttttacatgtacatcaggaTCTTCACATCCCTCCAGATGATCCCCGAATAAACACCTTAAACCCCAGCTGAAGTattctgtgatatatatatatacatgtatataactttcggtaacatattatatataaatgtgtgtgtttgtgtgtggatcGCGGATCGAGAGATATATAcatgggtgtttgttttttgggggtacGGGTGTGTTATTACTCGATGGAACAAGTCATAGTACTACTCGATGGAACAAGTCATGCATGTACGCCTAAACTCCATATGAACTAGAgtctgcatagtgacgtaacctcgatcACAGATCCATTATATATGACGgtgtaatatacatatatgatgAGACATCAACTcatcacgaaacaagcctgtatgtatacatacataacatatatatatatatatatatatatgcacatatacacatgcatatacatatactgatatgtgtgtgtgtgtagatatatacacaaacacacacacacagtaaaacCACGCTATTAAGACCACACAtggtacataataaatattagtgGGTTACTATCTTTTTAAGTTGATTACAAATTATGCTACATTGATTGAATTATTTACAGTGAGCACTAAAACAGAACTAGACTAATGTTAGTATGAATATCAGCTTGatttgaattatttacagtGAGCACTAAAATCACTCTCTTCCTTCAGACAGAACTAAGAACTAATGTCAGTATGACAATGACTTGCTCTGCTGtcagagagctagacagacagtcGGGTTATAATCACTCTGATTATCACTCTCTTCCTTCAGACAGACAGTCGGGTTATAATCACTCTGATTATCACTCTCTTCCTTCAGACAGACAGTCGGGTTATAATCACTCTGATTATCACTCTCTTCCTTCAGACAGACAGTCGGGTTATAATCACTCTGATTATCACTCTCTTCCTTCAGagtggcgggacatagcccagtagtaaagtgctcgtttgatgtgtagtcagtctgggatcaatccccatcggtgggcccattaggctgtctctcgttccagccagtgcatcacgactggtatacaaaggctgtggtatgtgctatcctgtctgtgggatggtgcatattaaagatcccttactactaatgacaatatgtagtgggtttcctctctaagactacaggtcaaaattaccaaatgtttgacatccaatagccgatgattgataaatcattGAACTCTAGTGgtctcattaaacaaaacatgccGTAAAATCCTCCTTCAAAGACAATTCTATAATGAAAATATGGAATTTCTGCCCACCACCGggggtaggcaaagattcccactcttaatacaacaataattctATGAAcatttgacgttaaataccattttattaataattttcatgtttgctcataacaaataataatatttttcttcaCACATTAAACAGTAGCAATACGCACACAACAGGAAGAAACCTGATGGCGACACTttcaacaatgttttgttaacaCTGTAGCTTTAAAAATGCCAtagacagggctagctctgccattcgccaaatttgccaattgcgaattttaaaaacagacgGCAAATTTTATCTTAATCTGGTGAaaacaaatggtgtaacaactgatattttgttgaaaaatagcTATAGGTTATAtgcattgtaaaaataattttgcaaAATTTTCTGATCACATGCAGTGCTCAATTTATACAGTCATCTGGTCATCTGTGACGACCTAATATTTAGTCGGGCAACTTAATTCTATGATACTAGTTGCCCATCAGACGactgacttttttttaacaccaaaaggcaattttagaattaattactgaaaaaggcttgtttaatctcagggcagcatggcgctgattaaggcaagatggtgctagactattgaggcacggtgctgcaccatgctaaaataagctagggaaaacactagttAAAATGTATCCTGCTGTACTTGGTTCTCCCCTCAATTAGGAGTTGACTGACTGGACTACGTGCACCATATTGTTTCCTTTTCCTTCctgtattgtgtgtatatatacagtaatataaattattacagcaaatttgaaaataattgatGTAAACTTTAGGATATTTAAGGTTCACCAAAGAGGAttaaattgttgttttagtgtggGAATCATACCTTATTTGGTGGTTGGCAGAAATTCCATGTTTTCATTGTAAAGTTCAGAGTTGTCTCTGATGGTACTGAGAGATTATTACTGTACTTGGACTAGCGTCTGAGAATTGAAACTTggcataaaccatttatggattACACAAAAGCAAATTCAAGTAACCAATTTCAGTTTTGCATTTATAACGTAGCGGTAGCTGTCATGACCATGCAAATAATGTCCGAAATTTaatgtgcaaataaaaaaatgggTCACGTGAAACTAGACTTGCGTGAGTAAGGCACATTCAAGTGAAATTATtgttctcacaattttcagagtcCTGTACATGAAAGTATTTGAAAATGAACTATAtttaattcatatatttattctgtgggggcgggatgtagcccagtggaaaagtgttcgcttgatgtgtggtcggtgtaggatcgatccccgtcagtggacctattgggctatttggattgatgcaaataaaagatcccttgctgctaatcgaaaagagtagttcatgaagtggtgacagcaggtttcctctctaaatatctatgtggtcctttacaatatgtctgacaccatataaccgtaaataaaatgtgttgagtgcgtcgttaaataaaacatttccttattctATGATTTCTGATTATTGCAGTTATAGAGAATTTGCAACATGGATGAGCAAATAGCAGACACACAGACTATTGTGAGCAAAATGGAAGACATTATTGGCAGTGATGCAACACAGATGTCACAAGAACCATCCACTCAGCTTCTCCTGCAAAatattgatgatgttatttCCAGCAGTTCCATTTTACCCAAATCATTGGAGAGTGAAACAACTGTAAAGGAAAAAACTTTGGAATCGCTCTCTGCAGCTTCAGGTGTAGAATCTATTGGTGTAATCaacacagatacatgtatttcaactaATGTTGATCAAGCTTTAAGTCGCAAACGGCTTCTAGAAGAAGAAACCTGTAAATCATCACCAAAAgttcaaaaacatttcacagATGACAAAACTGACGAGACTGTGATACATTCATCTGAAAAATCAGCAGGAGAGAAAAACCAAgtacataatattatgcatATTGGTGAAAATCTTGATTCTAACAAATCATTGgtagaacaaaaaacaatacagCGTAGTGAAAATACCGCTCAGTCTGTGCATGTAATTACAGAGAAACGGTCAACAATGTTTCTGCCAAGATCACTAAGTGGTAAGCTTCCAAATGTTAGTGAGAATACTGATGGTAAATTCAAGGAACAAAGCAAGTTGGAGGAGAAGGTTTTGCACAGTGTAGGAATGGGGGAAACTGTTTGGCATAGTACAGAAATGAAGGGAAATGTTTTGCACAGTACAGAAATGAAGGGAAATGTACACAGTACAGAAATGGAGGAAAATGTACACAGTACAGAAATGGGTGGAAATGCTTTACACAGTACAGAAATGGGTGGAAATGTTGTACACAGTACAGAAATGGGTGGAAATGCTTTACACAGTACAGAAATGGAGGGAAATGTTTTGCACAGTACAGAAATGAAGGGAAATGTTTTGCACAGTACAGAAATGGAGGAAAATGTACACAGTACAGAAATGGGTGGAATTGTTGTACACAGTACAGAAATAGGTGGAAATGCTTTACACAGTACAGAAATGGAGGGAAATGTTGTGCACAGAACAGAAATGGGTAGATATGTTTTACACACTACAGAAAGGGGGCAAGATGTTTGTGAAACGATGGAGGAAATCATCAGCaatgagaaagaaaagaatCTATATACATGTGAAGAGGTAGGAAAGAAGGAAAAGCTACTGACTCTGGAAATGCCGGGATCCGTTTCTCCTGTGGTTACCACGGTGATACCAGACGATTATGAAGAATCACAGCGGAAAGATATCACTGCAGAATCGTGGGATAGGTATGTTAATGaataattttaatgacattCATGTAACAGGTGTGATCTACATTTGTAGCTTCAAAACTTAGTAGAATCCGTAACCATATAAGGGAATTCAATGTATTCAATTTTGATATAACCAtatagggaacattttgttcagtatcacgtcaCAATTcactacgcaagtttcagagattactacaccattttaaaacattaaacaatagttgctaatcaattttcaatagactagaaatatcgccaatcaagattttaaaaacaaaatgttccctgtaccACAGCATGCTTATAACTTTGCACGGTATATCAAGCAAGCAATTTATGACGttacattgtatttatttgaggaatgtctgttatttcttttacgttcatcggtgtatgaaccaaaaaaaaatcgTCTTCAAACTGTGAAttggcgaagccgttctcatgtaagtttgcggatgattttttttgttcatacccagatgaacgtaaaataaataacagacaaaacttataattaaatttgaatcatacttgctaataataacactgaaactaataactttattttgaagTATTTTTGGTTCATAAACAATAACTCAATAACGACAACttacccatataaaatgacatcatcagatatgacgttccctgacgatgtaatttttacattcattgagaaatgaacaaGCTCTATGGTtgaaccaatgggatgacattatgttgtaatgaacaaGCTCTACGGTtgaaccaatgggatgacattatgttgtaatgaacaaGCTCTACGGATGAaacaatgggatgacattatgttgtaatgaacaaGCTCTACGGTTGAaacaatgggatgacattatgttgtaatgaacaaGCTCTACGGTtgaaccaatgggatgacattatgttgtaatgaacaaGCTCTACGGTtgaaccaatgggatgacattatgttgtaatgaacaaGCTCTAATGTtgaaccaatgggatgacattatgttgtaatgaacaaGCTCTACGGTtgaaccaatgggatgacattatgttgtaatgaacaaGCTCTACGGTtgaaccaatgggatgacagTATGTTGTAATGAACAAGCTCTATGGTtgaaccaatgggatgacattatgttgtaatgaacaaGCTCTATGGTtgaaccaatgggatgacattatgttgtaatgaacaaGCTCTATGGTTGAaacaatgggatgacattatgttgtaatgaacaaGCTCTAATGTtgaaccaatgggatgacattatgttgtaatgaacaaGCTCTATGGTtgaa
It encodes:
- the LOC121371175 gene encoding uncharacterized protein LOC121371175; this translates as MDEQIADTQTIVSKMEDIIGSDATQMSQEPSTQLLLQNIDDVISSSSILPKSLESETTVKEKTLESLSAASGVESIGVINTDTCISTNVDQALSRKRLLEEETCKSSPKVQKHFTDDKTDETVIHSSEKSAGEKNQVHNIMHIGENLDSNKSLVEQKTIQRSENTAQSVHVITEKRSTMFLPRSLSGKLPNVSENTDGKFKEQSKLEEKVLHSVGMGETVWHSTEMKGNVLHSTEMKGNVHSTEMEENVHSTEMGGNALHSTEMGGNVVHSTEMGGNALHSTEMEGNVLHSTEMKGNVLHSTEMEENVHSTEMGGIVVHSTEIGGNALHSTEMEGNVVHRTEMGRYVLHTTERGQDVCETMEEIISNEKEKNLYTCEEVGKKEKLLTLEMPGSVSPVVTTVIPDDYEESQRKDITAESWDRYVNE